From a single Rutidosis leptorrhynchoides isolate AG116_Rl617_1_P2 chromosome 5, CSIRO_AGI_Rlap_v1, whole genome shotgun sequence genomic region:
- the LOC139849837 gene encoding leucine-rich repeat extensin-like protein 4 gives MATNKSLITTSTTTFISFLVLNLALSFCNVAAKNHHSTTTNHHPHPNNTTDASNPRLQQAYIALQAWKKIIYSDPFNTTSDWAGPSVCKYTGIYCAPFPNDTNILTVAGIDLNHADIAGYIPDELGLLSDLALLHLNSNRFCGILPLALSNLTFLFELDLSNNRFVGPFPSIVMSLPSLKFLDLRYNEFEGALPSELFNKNLDAIFINNNRLMSVIPSNVGSTTASVIVFANNNLNGCLPPSIANFANTMEELLLINTNISGCLPLEVGFLYKLRVLDVSFNKLVGEIPYSIAGLAHLEQLNLGHNMMSGEVPLGVCELPNLSNFTFSYNYFIEEEGICGDLKSRGIVYDDRRNCLPNKPLQRSKKECDAVLDHPVDCFEHPCGDKNYHM, from the coding sequence ATGGCAACAAATAAGTCCTTAATCACTACAAGTACTACCACTTTTATTTCCTTTCTAGTTCTTAACCTCGCATTGTCTTTCTGCAACGTAGCCGCCAAAAACCACCattccaccaccaccaaccaccacccacaccCCAATAACACCACCGATGCATCCAACCCACGACTCCAACAAGCTTACATTGCACTCCAAGCATGGAAAAAAATCATATACTCCGACCCGTTTAACACAACCTCAGATTGGGCCGGCCCATCAGTCTGCAAATACACCGGAATATACTGTGCACCGTTTCCAAACGATACTAACATTTTAACCGTCGCTGGTATCGATCTAAACCACGCAGACATTGCTGGATACATCCCCGATGAACTCGGCTTATTGTCTGATCTTGCACTACTCCATTTAAACAGCAACCGCTTTTGCGGTATCCTTCCACTTGCGTTATCAAATCTCACTTTCTTGTTCGAGCTCGATCTCAGTAACAATCGGTTTGTGGGCCCTTTTCCTTCTATAGTCATGTCCCTTCCTAGTCTCAAATTTCTCGACCTTCGTTACAATGAATTCGAAGGCGCATTGCCTTCTGAACTCTTTAACAAAAACCTCGACGCCATTTTCATCAACAACAACCGTTTGATGTCCGTGATCCCTTCTAACGTGGGGTCCACCACTGCTTCCGTAATCGTTTTCGCTAATAACAATTTAAACGGTTGTCTCCCACCAAGTATAGCGAACTTCGCAAACACAATGGAGGAATTATTGCTAATAAACACGAATATATCGGGGTGTTTGCCGTTAGAAGTCGGGTTTTTATACAAGTTAAGGGTATTGGATGTGAGTTTTAATAAGTTAGTAGGTGAAATACCTTATAGTATTGCAGGATTAGCTCATTTAGAACAGTTAAATCTTGGGCATAATATGATGAGTGGTGAAGTGCCTTTAGGTGTTTGTGAATTGCCTAATTTGTCAAATTTTACTTTTTCTTATAATTATTTCATTGAGGAAGAGGGTATTTGTGGCGATTTGAAATCTAGGGGGATCGTTTATGATGATCGAAGAAACTGTCTGCCGAATAAGCCTCTTCAGAGGAGTAAGAAGGAATGTGATGCAGTTCTTGATCATCCTGTTGATTGCTTTGAGCATCCTTGCGGTGACAAAAATTACCATATGTGA
- the LOC139846932 gene encoding DNA (cytosine-5)-methyltransferase CMT2-like codes for MVADNIDGAGDKGFALNPPTLPPPSPIPSSTPPALHSDRRRSPRLVSGNNSGKDSSVNSNKLPPKKRIRVSSLSKSYSSSDDQVSFLIGDPVSDEEARRRWPWRYESAGLNNKESYRKSKDDSDNDDKLVLNVKCHYRQAKIENRIFDLGDCATVKGEEGGHNHVGKILEFFKTNNNEDFFRVQWFFRAEDTVIKDAAASNNKKRLFYSTLMNDNPLDCIVSKVKVIQISPGVNLKSIPACDYYYDMKYNVDYSTFCTISDDVSSDGDGLSLSQNKEDIHNNINNNIVDINSNGTINTLKSTKSELTLLDMYSGCGGMSTGLCFGAKLSGVDLYTKWAVDADQYACESLKLNHPETQIRNESAEDFRDLIKEWDLLCKKYTGNEKESQVHDSVIEESPKKVGRSKSVKSVPDDEYEVEKLVDICYCDLDRSSKRGLKFKVRWAGYGPSDDTWEPINELSKCEDKIREFVEKGIKKKILPRPGDVDIICGGPPCQGISGFNRHRNWESPLEDEKNYQIVVFMEIIKFLRPKYILMENVVDILRFANGCLGRYAISFLVSEYYQVRLGIMAAGCYGLPQFRLRVFLWGAHADEHLPPFPLPTHDLVFKYGPPCEFERNVVAYDEDEFRNLEKCVLLGDAISDLPPVSNSEICDVMKYTNAPETEFQKFIRASKSDMLGIASGSSYELDKSLLHDHRPFQLNEDDHLRVCRVPKRKGANFRDLPGVIVDNDNVVSRTPDAELMPSGKHWVPEYAINFNDKKNTKSFGRLWWDETVSTVLCEPNYRSEAMLHPEQDRTLTIREQARLQGFPDFYALCGSVKQRYRQVGNAVAVPVGRVLGYTLGLAVQKLTKRDKPLLTLPPKFSHSTTADLLKQPSSAAAAEPQLP; via the exons ATGGTGGCTGACAACATTGACGGCGCCGGCGATAAGGGTTTTGCCCTAAACCCACCTACACTACCGCCGCCATCTCCTATCCCATCTTCTACTCCACCGGCATTGCATTCCGATCGCCGACGGTCACCAAGATTAGTCTCCGGTAATAACTCCGGCAAGGACAGTTCTGTCAATTCAAACAAACTTCCGCCCAAAAAGAGAATTAGGGTTTCATCcctttctaaatcttattcatcatccGATGATCAAGTTTCTTTCTTGATTGGTGATCCAGTTTCCGACGAAGAGGCTCGCCGGAGATGGCCTTGGCGTTATGAATCTGCG GGACTAAATAATAAAGAGAGCTACCGAAAATCCAA GGACGATAGTGACAACGATGACAAGTTGGTTTTAAATGTTAAATGTCATTATCGACAAGCTAAGATTGAGAACCGAATCTTTGATCTTGGTGATTGTGCAACTGTCAAG GGTGAAGAAGGCGGCCATAATCATGTTGGCAAGATACTTGagttttttaaaacaaataataatGAAGACTTTTTCCGTGTTCAATGGTTCTTCAGAGCTGAAGATACA GTAATAAAGGACGCGGCTGCATCTAACAACAAGAAACGGTTGTTTTACTCAACCTTAATGAATGACAATCCATTAGATTGTATTGTCTCTAAAGTGAAAGTAATCCAAATATCACCCGGT GTAAATTTGAAGTCTATTCCAGCATGTGATTATTATTATGACATGAAATACAATGTAGATTACTCCACATTTTGTACAATAAGCGATG ATGTATCCTCAGATGGTGATGGTTTGTCCTTATCCCAAAATAAGGAGgacattcataataatattaataataatatcgttgACATTAACTCAAATGGAACAATAAATACTTTAAAATCTACCAAATCGGAGTTGACATTGTTAGATATGTATTCTGGATGTGGTGGAATGTCAACCGGACTGTGTTTTGGCGCAAAGCTATCTGGTGTAGATCTATACACA AAATGGGCTGTAGATGCTGATCAATATGCATGTGAAAGCTTGAAGTTAAACCATCCAGAGACACAA ATAAGAAATGAATCTGCTGAGGATTTTCGTGACCTAATAAAGGAGTGGGACTTGCTCTGCAAAAAATACACGGGAAATGAGAAGGAGTCGCAAGTTCATGATTCCGTGATCGAAGAATCACCTAAAAAGGTGGGACGCTCGAAATCCGTCAAAAGTGTGCCTGACGATGAATACGAAGTTGAAAAACTGGTTGATATATGTTATTGTGATCTCGATCGAAGTAGCAAACGTGGACTCAAGTTTAAGGTCCGTTGGGCTGGATATGGCCCAAGTGATGATACCTGGGAGCCCATCAACGAGCTAAG TAAATGTGAGGACAAGATCCGTGAGTTTGTCGAGAAGGGAATCAAGAAAAAAATATTGCCGCGTCCG GGAGATGTTGATATAATATGTGGTGGTCCACCTTGTCAAGGAATAAGCGGTTTTAATCGGCATAGAAATTGGGAATCTCCATTGGAAGATGAAAAGAATTATCAAATAGTGGTGTTTATGGAGATAATTAAATTTTTGAGGCCCAAGTACATTTTAATGGAAAATGTTGTTGATATATTGAGATTTGCAAACGGTTGTCTTGGAAGATATGCGATAAGCTTTTTAGTTAGTGAATATTATCAAGTTAGGCTCGGGATTATGGCAGCCGGTTGTTATGGCCTTCCTCAATTCCGTTTACGTGTTTTCTTGTGGGGTGCTCATGCTGACGAG CATTTGCCACCGTTTCCGCTTCCTACTCATGATTTGGTCTTCAAGTATGGGCCTCCATGTGAGTTTGAG CGCAATGTTGTTGCTTATGATGAAGATGAATTTCGGAACCTTGAAAAATGTGTTCTTCTTGGAGATGCAATTTCCGATCTTCCACCTGTCTCAAACTCTGAAATTTGTGATGTCATGAAGTATACAAATGCCCCAGAAACTGAGTTTCAAAAATTCATTAGAGCTTCCAAATCAG ATATGTTGGGCATTGCTTCCGGAAGTTCGTATGAATTAGACAAATCTTTACTACATGATCACCGGCCTTTTCAGTTAAACGAGGATGATCATTTGCGAGTTTGCCGGGTCCCTAAAAGAAAG gGAGCGAACTTTAGAGATCTCCCTGGCGTTATCGTTGACAACGATAATGTTGTAAGCAGGACTCCCGATGCGGAGCTGATGCCATCTGGAAAACATTGG GTCCCTGAGTATGCAATAAATTTTAATGACAAGAAGAATACAAA ATCGTTTGGACGATTATGGTGGGATGAGACGGTTTCGACTGTGCTTTGTGAACCGAATTATCGTAGTGAG GCAATGTTACATCCCGAACAAGATAGAACCTTGACCATTCGTGAGCAAGCGAGATTGCAAGGATTTCCTGACTTTTATGCGTTGTGCGGTAGTGTGAAACAAAG ATACCGGCAGGTGGGCAATGCGGTAGCTGTCCCAGTTGGACGTGTGTTAGGATATACACTAGGACTGGCAGTGCAAAAGTTGACAAAAAGAGACAAACCTCTCTTAACTCTTCCACCTAAGTTTTCACATTCTACAACAGCCGACTTATTGAAGCAGCCCTCATCTGCAGCTGCAGCTGAACCTCAACTCCCTTGA